One window from the genome of Sporomusaceae bacterium encodes:
- a CDS encoding fumarate hydratase has protein sequence MRTVEAGQITAAVAKLAVDANYYLAEDIFSALENGQKTEESPLGREIFGQLVTNACIARDQAMPICQDTGMAVVFMELGQNVRIVGGDLEAAVNAGVAKGYTEGYLRKSVVDDPVFVRKNTGDNTPAILHIAIVPGDKVKITLAPKGFGSENMSALKMFPPSAGVAGIKKFAVDTVSAAGSNPCPPIVIGMGIGGTMEKAALLAKKALIRPISQRSANPEYAKLEAEILELVNKTGVGPQGLGGTVTALAVNIEYFPTHIAGMPVAININCHATRHAEIEI, from the coding sequence ATGCGTACTGTGGAAGCCGGCCAGATAACGGCGGCGGTGGCGAAGCTCGCCGTCGACGCCAACTACTACCTGGCCGAGGATATTTTCAGCGCCCTCGAAAATGGGCAAAAGACGGAGGAATCGCCGCTCGGCCGGGAAATTTTCGGCCAACTGGTGACAAACGCCTGCATCGCCCGCGACCAGGCAATGCCCATCTGCCAGGACACCGGCATGGCGGTCGTGTTCATGGAGCTCGGTCAGAACGTCCGCATCGTCGGCGGCGACCTCGAAGCGGCCGTCAACGCCGGCGTCGCCAAAGGCTATACCGAAGGATATCTGCGCAAATCGGTTGTCGACGACCCGGTTTTCGTCCGCAAGAATACCGGCGACAACACGCCGGCCATCCTTCATATCGCCATCGTTCCCGGCGATAAGGTGAAAATCACCCTCGCTCCCAAAGGCTTCGGCAGCGAGAACATGAGCGCCCTGAAAATGTTCCCGCCCTCAGCCGGGGTTGCCGGCATTAAGAAATTCGCCGTCGACACGGTAAGCGCCGCAGGCTCGAACCCTTGCCCGCCGATCGTTATCGGCATGGGCATCGGCGGCACGATGGAGAAGGCGGCCTTGCTGGCCAAAAAAGCTTTGATAAGGCCGATAAGCCAGCGCAGCGCCAACCCGGAATACGCCAAACTCGAGGCGGAAATTCTCGAACTCGTTAACAAAACGGGTGTTGGCCCGCAGGGCTTGGGCGGCACTGTCACCGCCCTGGCGGTCAACATCGAGTATTTCCCCACCCACATCGCCGGCATGCCGGTCGCGATCAACATCAACTGCCATGCCACAAGGCATGCGGAAATCGAAATATAG
- a CDS encoding sigma 54-interacting transcriptional regulator, producing the protein MYKVAIIGLGKGGTVVYQTLKTTKNVIILGAADIDPEAPGALLARKDGVFVTTDFTALLAISDVNIYIEATGRAEVREKLLAGKPSGATVMDGKAAELMLTILDETQRLIEIKNIKGELDAILNSVQEGIEVADTDGTVKYVNPSFTKISGISADGRIGKNIFRASPNGALARCLRTRQPVFGHRSVVGGTEIEVVSNAAPIYADANGEMVGAVVVFQPLTDVMRLMEQLQRQSRLLERLSVKFGEVTSAKYSFDDVLGTNSALRQIVEVARKIADTNSTVLIMGESGTGKELFAHAIHNTSSRRNFPFIRVNCAAIPETLLESEFFGYEKGAFTGATESKMGKFELANRGTIFLDEIGDMPHQLQGKLLRVLQEREIERVGGTQPKPVDVRVIAATNRDLAKLIAVGTFREDLYYRLKVIELTMPPLRARKEDIPLLVESALARFNRLLGKRIRGFSTEALAEMKRYDWPGNLRELENVVERAVVTADGETITAAKLGPLADFPKRDLSLRDTDVMTFEEMERRLIGLAIAKYGHNLDGKKQAAGALGISLATLYNKLRKYDLGEAK; encoded by the coding sequence GTGTACAAAGTTGCGATTATCGGCCTTGGCAAGGGCGGCACGGTCGTGTACCAGACTCTGAAAACAACGAAAAACGTCATCATCCTCGGTGCCGCCGATATCGACCCCGAAGCGCCCGGCGCGCTGCTGGCCCGCAAGGACGGAGTTTTCGTCACCACCGACTTCACCGCGCTCCTCGCTATTTCTGACGTGAACATCTACATCGAGGCCACAGGCCGCGCGGAGGTGCGCGAAAAGCTGCTGGCCGGCAAGCCGTCCGGCGCGACCGTCATGGACGGCAAAGCGGCGGAACTGATGCTCACCATCCTTGACGAGACACAGCGGCTGATCGAAATCAAGAACATCAAAGGCGAACTCGACGCCATCCTCAATTCGGTCCAGGAAGGCATCGAAGTCGCCGATACCGACGGCACGGTAAAATACGTCAACCCTTCATTCACGAAGATTTCCGGCATCAGCGCCGACGGTCGCATCGGCAAAAATATCTTCCGGGCCTCGCCGAACGGGGCGTTGGCCCGCTGCCTCCGCACCCGGCAGCCGGTATTCGGGCATCGCAGCGTCGTCGGCGGCACCGAAATCGAAGTCGTGTCGAACGCCGCCCCTATCTACGCCGACGCCAACGGCGAGATGGTTGGCGCCGTGGTCGTCTTCCAGCCTCTCACCGACGTCATGCGTCTCATGGAACAGCTTCAGCGCCAGTCGCGCCTTCTCGAGCGCCTGTCGGTCAAATTCGGCGAAGTGACCAGCGCAAAATACTCCTTCGACGACGTGCTCGGCACCAACTCTGCCCTGAGGCAGATTGTCGAGGTGGCCCGCAAAATCGCCGACACCAATTCGACGGTGCTCATCATGGGCGAGAGCGGCACCGGCAAAGAACTCTTCGCGCACGCCATCCACAACACCAGCAGCCGGCGAAACTTCCCCTTCATCCGCGTCAACTGCGCCGCCATCCCGGAAACGCTCCTGGAGAGCGAATTTTTCGGCTACGAAAAGGGAGCCTTCACCGGCGCCACCGAAAGCAAAATGGGCAAATTCGAGCTGGCCAACCGCGGGACGATCTTCCTCGACGAAATCGGCGACATGCCGCACCAACTCCAGGGCAAGCTGCTCCGCGTGCTGCAGGAGCGGGAGATCGAAAGGGTCGGGGGCACGCAGCCCAAGCCCGTCGACGTCCGGGTCATCGCCGCTACAAACCGCGACCTGGCCAAGCTGATCGCCGTCGGCACTTTCCGCGAGGACCTTTACTACCGGCTCAAGGTCATCGAGCTGACCATGCCGCCTCTCAGGGCCCGCAAGGAAGACATTCCCCTGCTCGTAGAGAGCGCTCTCGCCAGATTCAACCGTCTCCTCGGCAAACGCATCCGCGGCTTTTCCACCGAGGCCCTGGCCGAGATGAAACGCTACGACTGGCCCGGCAACCTGCGCGAGCTGGAAAACGTCGTCGAGCGGGCGGTGGTAACCGCCGACGGGGAAACGATCACCGCCGCGAAACTGGGGCCGCTGGCCGATTTCCCCAAACGCGACCTCAGTCTGCGCGACACCGACGTCATGACCTTCGAGGAAATGGAGCGGCGACTGATCGGCCTGGCGATCGCCAAGTACGGCCACAACCTCGACGGCAAGAAACAGGCGGCCGGGGCGCTCGGCATTTCTCTGGCAACCCTGTACAACAAACTGCGCAAATACGACCTGGGGGAGGCGAAATAG
- the sdhB gene encoding succinate dehydrogenase iron-sulfur subunit, whose translation MKTIHLIVKRQDSPAEPSYHEEFHVPYRPNMNVISALMDIQRKPVTKDGRRTQPVVWECNCLEEVCGACTMLINGKPRQACSALIDQLAQPIRLAPLTKFPVVRDLMVDRKVMFAALKKVRAWVEIDGTYNLGPGPRIAPKVQEEAYPLSRCMTCGCCFEACPNAGGKSAFIGPAAVSQVQLFNSHPSGALQKEERLAALIAPGGIAGCGNSQNCVRACPKQIPLTTSLAKLNREVNRFALSRLLGG comes from the coding sequence ATGAAAACTATCCACCTCATCGTCAAGCGCCAGGACTCGCCGGCGGAACCGTCCTACCACGAGGAGTTCCATGTTCCCTACCGCCCGAACATGAACGTCATCTCCGCCCTCATGGACATCCAGCGCAAGCCCGTGACCAAAGACGGACGCAGAACGCAGCCGGTCGTGTGGGAATGCAACTGCCTCGAAGAAGTGTGCGGCGCCTGCACGATGCTGATCAACGGCAAACCTCGCCAAGCCTGTTCGGCCCTCATCGACCAGCTCGCCCAGCCGATCCGTCTGGCGCCGTTGACCAAGTTTCCGGTAGTGAGGGACCTGATGGTCGACCGCAAGGTGATGTTCGCCGCCCTGAAAAAGGTGCGGGCCTGGGTTGAGATTGACGGTACCTACAACCTCGGCCCAGGGCCCCGTATCGCCCCCAAGGTCCAGGAGGAAGCCTATCCCCTGTCCCGCTGCATGACCTGCGGCTGCTGCTTCGAAGCGTGCCCCAACGCCGGCGGCAAGTCCGCCTTCATCGGCCCGGCAGCCGTCTCCCAGGTGCAGCTCTTTAACTCCCACCCCAGCGGGGCGCTGCAGAAAGAGGAGCGCCTGGCCGCCCTCATAGCGCCCGGCGGCATAGCGGGCTGCGGCAACAGCCAGAACTGCGTCCGCGCCTGTCCCAAGCAGATACCGCTGACAACCTCGCTGGCCAAGCTCAACCGCGAAGTCAACCGTTTCGCCCTCAGCCGCCTCCTCGGCGGTTAG
- the sdhA gene encoding succinate dehydrogenase flavoprotein subunit: MKRSVSVIVVGGGLAGLMATIKIVEMGGRVTLFSLVPVKRSHSVCAQGGINGAVNTKGEGDSTAEHFDDTIFGGDFLANQPPVKAMCEAAPDVIYLLDRMGVPFSRTPEGLLDFRHFGGSKYARTAFAGATTGQQLLYALDEQVRRHEAAGAVEKREGWEFLGLVKAGDGCCRGIVAQDTASMDIEGFAADAVVMCTGGLGMIFGKSTNSTINTGAAAATAFRQGACYANGEFVQIHPTAIPADDKLRLMSESARGEGGRIWTYKDGKPWYFLEEWYPAYGNLVPRDIATRAIFKVCNEMKLGVNGENAVYLDVSHIDRRELDRKLGGILEIYEKFVGEDPRKVPMRIFPAVHYTMGGLWVDYGQMTNITGLFAAGECEYQYHGANRLGANSLISAIYGGMVAGPSAVRYAQGRIMPPLDPGALDLARRQAESDYRVLASMDGPENPFALHQEMGEWMTGNVTIIRYNDRLRATDDKLQELAARWRRIGLGDSSPRSNQSLLFTRQLRGMIDLARVITLGALARDESRGAHFKPDFPDRDDANWLKTTKAEYNPDGPRLTYEGVDVSHIKPRPRRYDIDKGGERQ; encoded by the coding sequence TTGAAGCGCAGCGTCAGCGTTATTGTCGTCGGCGGCGGCCTGGCCGGGTTGATGGCGACGATCAAGATCGTCGAAATGGGCGGAAGGGTAACCCTGTTTTCCCTCGTACCGGTGAAAAGGTCGCATTCCGTCTGCGCGCAGGGAGGAATAAACGGCGCCGTCAACACCAAGGGCGAGGGCGACTCGACCGCCGAGCACTTCGACGATACCATCTTCGGGGGCGATTTCCTCGCCAACCAGCCGCCTGTCAAAGCGATGTGCGAGGCGGCCCCCGATGTCATCTACCTGCTGGACCGCATGGGCGTGCCGTTTAGCCGCACGCCGGAAGGCCTGCTCGATTTCCGCCACTTCGGCGGCTCCAAATACGCCCGCACCGCCTTCGCCGGCGCGACGACCGGCCAGCAGCTCCTTTACGCCCTGGACGAGCAGGTGCGCCGCCACGAAGCTGCCGGCGCGGTCGAAAAACGCGAAGGCTGGGAGTTCCTCGGCCTGGTGAAAGCCGGCGACGGTTGCTGCCGGGGCATCGTCGCCCAAGACACGGCCTCGATGGATATCGAAGGCTTCGCCGCCGACGCGGTAGTCATGTGTACCGGCGGCCTGGGGATGATCTTCGGCAAAAGCACCAATTCGACGATCAACACCGGGGCGGCGGCCGCCACCGCCTTCCGTCAGGGCGCCTGCTACGCCAACGGCGAGTTCGTCCAGATCCACCCCACCGCCATCCCCGCCGACGACAAGCTCCGCCTGATGTCCGAGTCGGCCCGCGGCGAAGGCGGCCGGATATGGACGTACAAAGACGGCAAACCGTGGTACTTTCTCGAAGAGTGGTACCCCGCCTACGGCAACCTCGTGCCGCGGGATATCGCCACCCGGGCGATTTTCAAAGTCTGCAACGAGATGAAGCTGGGCGTCAACGGCGAAAATGCCGTCTATCTCGACGTATCCCATATCGACCGGCGGGAACTGGACCGCAAGCTGGGCGGCATCCTCGAAATCTACGAAAAATTCGTCGGCGAAGACCCCCGCAAAGTGCCGATGCGTATTTTCCCGGCCGTGCATTACACGATGGGCGGCCTGTGGGTGGACTACGGCCAGATGACCAACATTACCGGCCTGTTCGCCGCCGGCGAGTGCGAGTACCAGTACCACGGCGCCAACCGCCTGGGCGCCAACTCGCTCATCTCGGCCATCTACGGCGGGATGGTTGCCGGCCCCAGCGCCGTTCGCTATGCGCAGGGGCGCATAATGCCGCCGCTCGACCCCGGCGCACTGGACTTGGCCCGCAGGCAGGCCGAAAGCGACTACCGCGTCCTGGCGAGCATGGACGGACCGGAGAATCCGTTCGCCCTTCACCAGGAGATGGGGGAGTGGATGACCGGCAACGTCACCATCATCCGTTACAACGACCGGCTGCGGGCTACCGACGATAAGCTGCAGGAATTGGCGGCCCGCTGGCGGCGCATCGGCCTCGGCGACAGCAGCCCGCGGTCCAACCAAAGCCTGCTCTTTACCCGCCAGCTCAGGGGCATGATCGACCTGGCGAGGGTCATAACGCTGGGGGCGCTGGCGCGCGACGAAAGCCGCGGCGCACACTTCAAGCCGGACTTCCCCGACCGGGACGACGCCAACTGGCTCAAAACCACCAAGGCTGAATACAACCCTGACGGCCCGCGGCTCACTTACGAAGGCGTGGATGTTTCCCACATCAAACCGCGGCCGCGGCGCTACGATATCGACAAGGGAGGCGAGCGGCAATGA
- a CDS encoding succinate dehydrogenase cytochrome b558 subunit — translation MPSADFFLRRVHSLTGIVPIGFFMLEHMFSISQAIVGPAAFDRTVSFLQSLPFVVPLEIGFIAVPLAFHAFYGLYVAYLAKNNQLSYRYFRNWMFYLQRATAVITLAFLVWHVWVLRIGKALYGTEITFSHMAGLLGDPLVFALYAVGLAAGLLHFVNGLWTFLITWGITIGPRSQTAAMYACSFVFVFLYAVGVRALFAFVS, via the coding sequence ATGCCCAGCGCCGATTTCTTTTTGCGCCGCGTCCATTCCCTGACCGGGATCGTCCCGATCGGCTTTTTCATGCTCGAGCATATGTTTTCCATCTCCCAGGCTATCGTCGGCCCGGCGGCGTTCGACCGCACAGTGTCCTTCCTGCAGAGCCTCCCGTTCGTTGTCCCGCTGGAAATCGGCTTTATCGCCGTGCCGCTCGCGTTTCACGCCTTCTACGGCCTGTATGTCGCATACCTCGCAAAAAATAACCAGCTTTCCTACCGTTATTTCCGCAACTGGATGTTTTACCTGCAGCGGGCGACGGCGGTGATCACACTGGCCTTCCTGGTGTGGCACGTGTGGGTGCTGCGTATCGGCAAGGCTCTTTACGGCACCGAGATCACTTTTTCGCACATGGCGGGGCTGTTAGGCGATCCACTGGTCTTCGCCCTTTACGCTGTCGGCCTCGCCGCCGGCCTGCTGCACTTCGTCAACGGCCTGTGGACCTTCCTCATTACCTGGGGGATCACCATCGGCCCCCGGTCCCAGACAGCTGCGATGTACGCCTGCAGTTTCGTATTTGTCTTCCTCTACGCCGTCGGCGTGCGCGCCCTGTTCGCTTTCGTAAGTTGA